One Arthrobacter sp. StoSoilB20 DNA segment encodes these proteins:
- a CDS encoding MFS transporter, whose amino-acid sequence MGHVQQHTPSDVNNAASPLGTQPAGTGPDGTQPAGTGPDDHVKMPKKAALASFLGSTLEYYDFFIYGTAAALIFPKIFFPGGDPVVALLGAMATFGVGYLARPLGGLVMSHYGDKIGRKQALMVTLVIMGAASIGIGFLPTYGQLGYWATALLLLGRLAQGFSAGAEAAGASTLTMEHSPEGRRAFFTSFVMTGYASGMVLSTIVFIPLAALPEDQLLSWGWRVPFWLSVVVLAVAYWIRTRLDEPPVFEEIVEQDKPKAIPAVAVMKTQWRDVLRVGVVMLFSVMQTTFTVYALAYATGPAVGIDRTLMLTVNAVTIGLSMVTIPISAMISDRIGRKKVLLVGALGCALTTIGYFWAISEQNIALIFLFGFLNMTVFYSCWNGVWTVFFPEMFPAAVRYSGMAIGSQIGLILAGFAPAIATLLAQPGPNGWWPVAGFTILCLVASAIAIMTARETYNVPLEDLGKPRIK is encoded by the coding sequence ATGGGACACGTGCAGCAGCACACGCCCTCGGACGTCAACAACGCGGCCTCGCCGCTTGGCACACAGCCAGCCGGAACAGGCCCGGATGGCACACAGCCAGCCGGAACAGGCCCGGATGACCACGTCAAAATGCCCAAGAAGGCGGCGCTCGCCTCCTTCCTTGGATCCACCCTGGAGTATTACGACTTCTTCATCTACGGCACCGCCGCAGCCCTGATCTTCCCCAAGATCTTCTTCCCCGGCGGGGACCCCGTGGTGGCATTGCTCGGAGCCATGGCGACGTTCGGCGTCGGCTATCTTGCCCGGCCATTGGGCGGGTTGGTGATGAGCCACTATGGCGACAAGATCGGCCGGAAGCAGGCGCTGATGGTCACTCTCGTGATCATGGGTGCTGCCTCGATCGGCATCGGATTCCTGCCCACCTATGGACAGCTGGGCTATTGGGCAACTGCGTTGTTGCTGCTGGGCCGGCTGGCCCAGGGCTTCTCTGCCGGTGCTGAAGCCGCAGGCGCCTCCACCCTCACCATGGAGCACTCACCCGAAGGCCGCCGCGCCTTCTTCACCAGCTTTGTGATGACCGGGTACGCCTCGGGAATGGTGTTGTCCACCATCGTCTTCATCCCGCTGGCAGCGCTGCCCGAAGACCAGCTCCTGAGCTGGGGTTGGCGCGTACCGTTCTGGCTTTCGGTAGTTGTCCTCGCCGTCGCTTACTGGATACGGACCCGGCTGGATGAACCACCGGTGTTCGAGGAAATCGTGGAGCAGGACAAGCCTAAGGCCATTCCCGCCGTCGCAGTCATGAAAACCCAGTGGCGCGATGTCCTGCGCGTCGGCGTGGTGATGTTGTTCTCCGTCATGCAGACCACCTTCACCGTGTATGCCTTGGCCTACGCCACCGGTCCCGCCGTGGGCATCGACCGCACCCTCATGCTCACCGTGAACGCCGTAACCATCGGCCTGTCCATGGTGACCATCCCGATCTCGGCCATGATCTCGGACCGCATCGGCCGCAAGAAGGTCCTCCTGGTAGGAGCGCTCGGTTGCGCACTGACCACCATCGGCTACTTCTGGGCCATCAGCGAGCAGAACATTGCCCTGATCTTCCTGTTCGGTTTCCTCAACATGACCGTCTTCTACTCCTGCTGGAACGGGGTGTGGACTGTCTTCTTCCCGGAGATGTTCCCGGCAGCGGTCCGCTACTCCGGCATGGCGATCGGCAGCCAGATCGGCCTGATCCTGGCCGGCTTCGCACCGGCCATCGCAACCCTCCTGGCCCAGCCCGGACCGAACGGTTGGTGGCCCGTAGCGGGCTTCACCATCCTGTGCCTGGTGGCTTCGGCCATCGCCATCATGACGGCCCGCGAAACCTACAACGTTCCGCTGGAGGACCTCGGCAAACCGCGGATCAAGTAG
- a CDS encoding IclR family transcriptional regulator, with product MANSASGESVIERVVKIMDAFSKGRPWLPLKDMVRITGMSRSTVHRLAMDLAANGLLERNAEGEFGVGMKMWELASRSNPLEEFRRRGLPFLEGVHAAVQEHVALSIPDVETNSVLYLERLDRHGTVMNLAQVAGRLDIHTTSSGMAMMAHMPGWVQDRFLAGKLEKTTQATEIDPVKIRSHLALIRERGYARLVGVLIEENTAYSVPVFGQGQTVIGAISAVVPSVDEDAGLILPVLVAAGRGLSRTMGAERRPYGSRPWLSHPGAE from the coding sequence ATGGCCAACTCGGCGTCGGGGGAGTCCGTGATCGAACGCGTCGTGAAGATCATGGACGCGTTTTCAAAGGGCCGTCCTTGGCTTCCCTTGAAGGACATGGTCCGGATCACCGGTATGTCCCGCAGCACCGTCCACCGCCTGGCCATGGACCTGGCTGCCAACGGACTCCTGGAGCGCAATGCCGAAGGCGAGTTCGGCGTGGGAATGAAGATGTGGGAGTTGGCCTCCCGCAGCAACCCCCTGGAAGAATTCCGGCGCCGTGGTTTGCCGTTCCTGGAAGGTGTCCACGCCGCTGTGCAGGAGCACGTTGCCCTCTCCATTCCGGACGTGGAGACCAACAGCGTGCTCTATCTCGAGCGGCTGGACCGGCATGGGACCGTCATGAACCTGGCACAGGTGGCAGGCCGGCTGGATATCCACACCACGTCCTCCGGAATGGCCATGATGGCGCACATGCCAGGCTGGGTGCAGGATCGTTTCCTTGCAGGAAAGCTGGAGAAGACAACGCAGGCCACGGAGATCGACCCGGTAAAGATCAGGAGCCACCTGGCCCTGATCCGTGAGCGCGGCTATGCCCGGTTGGTCGGTGTCCTGATCGAGGAGAACACGGCCTATTCCGTGCCGGTCTTCGGCCAGGGCCAAACCGTCATAGGTGCCATTTCCGCCGTCGTGCCTTCCGTTGACGAGGATGCCGGACTGATCCTTCCGGTCCTGGTGGCCGCAGGCCGCGGTCTGTCCCGGACCATGGGTGCTGAACGGCGCCCCTACGGTTCCCGTCCGTGGTTGTCACACCCAGGAGCTGAGTAG
- a CDS encoding LysR family transcriptional regulator, giving the protein MELRQIEAFLAVAEELHFGRAAERLRMAQSPLSQTIKKLEKGLGAPLFERNTRSVTLTTAGHSLLPHARRILEEVDLARRAVSAGTGTIYGKLAIGFSGALNHATLPPLMRALRQHYPQLDVTLHGGLLTQEALQQLGNGSLDLAFIGLPIDAPALATRRIATERLGVTLPADHPLAGQASVHMAQLAGDPFITMPAAQGSTLREVTFAACAIAGFRPRISQEVSDPYTALSLVAGGVGISVMPASIEGIMPTGIVFLPLEGDDVLLFSGLAWNPGATTPAVRAALAVAEDVLPTPKD; this is encoded by the coding sequence GTGGAACTGCGGCAAATTGAGGCCTTCCTGGCAGTAGCTGAGGAGCTGCACTTTGGCAGGGCGGCAGAGCGGCTTCGCATGGCACAGTCACCGTTGAGCCAGACCATCAAGAAGCTGGAAAAGGGTCTGGGCGCACCGCTGTTTGAACGCAACACCCGGTCCGTCACCCTGACCACGGCAGGCCACTCGCTGTTGCCGCATGCCCGCAGGATTCTTGAGGAAGTGGATTTGGCGCGGAGGGCCGTCAGCGCCGGGACCGGGACCATCTACGGAAAACTCGCCATCGGCTTCTCCGGTGCGTTGAACCATGCCACGCTGCCCCCACTGATGCGGGCCCTGCGGCAGCATTACCCGCAACTCGACGTCACGCTGCATGGAGGCCTGCTCACCCAGGAAGCCCTTCAGCAGCTGGGCAACGGCTCCTTGGATCTGGCCTTCATCGGCCTTCCCATCGACGCCCCCGCGCTGGCCACCCGTCGCATCGCCACAGAGCGGCTGGGGGTCACCCTGCCCGCGGACCATCCCCTGGCTGGACAGGCCTCCGTGCACATGGCGCAGCTGGCCGGTGATCCGTTCATCACCATGCCCGCCGCCCAAGGCTCCACCCTGCGCGAAGTCACTTTTGCCGCGTGTGCCATCGCTGGCTTCCGCCCCCGGATCAGCCAGGAAGTCTCCGATCCCTACACTGCGTTGTCACTGGTGGCCGGTGGCGTTGGCATCAGCGTCATGCCCGCCTCCATCGAGGGGATTATGCCCACCGGCATCGTATTCCTGCCTTTGGAAGGCGACGACGTGCTGTTGTTTTCCGGGCTCGCCTGGAACCCGGGAGCGACGACGCCCGCGGTCCGGGCTGCGCTCGCTGTGGCCGAGGACGTGCTCCCCACTCCGAAGGACTAG
- a CDS encoding YciI family protein encodes MPTFAVTYSYSDATSARRDAVRPAHVEFLKAQFDGGRLLKSGPFGPEESPGALLILAGETKADVEALMDQDPFHQSGLIEERTVQQWNIFFGADAPEPATASAAQN; translated from the coding sequence ATGCCCACGTTTGCCGTTACATACTCCTACTCCGACGCTACGTCCGCCCGCCGGGATGCCGTCCGCCCTGCCCATGTGGAATTCCTCAAGGCCCAGTTCGACGGCGGCCGCCTCCTCAAGAGCGGCCCTTTCGGCCCGGAGGAATCACCTGGGGCGCTGCTGATCCTTGCCGGCGAAACCAAAGCGGACGTCGAAGCCCTCATGGACCAGGACCCGTTCCACCAGTCCGGCCTCATCGAGGAACGGACAGTTCAGCAGTGGAACATATTCTTCGGTGCGGATGCCCCTGAGCCTGCAACCGCATCTGCCGCGCAGAACTGA
- a CDS encoding alcohol dehydrogenase catalytic domain-containing protein yields the protein MLSAITVAKETISFQDSPDPTVEPGHALVRVHNVTLCGTDLHIWEDDYPTELPLIQGHEFSGIVEALGPEVPDHGVTALGVPGTSGRAAAGAASTAGAAGVTGRATGRATATGPAFSIGDRVAVNPIIYCGECRPCRTGRYNVCQNVGCLGCYSNGAFTELISVPVEKLCPVPDDLPLDIAAMGEPASIAMQAVNRGRPEPGETALVLGSGPIGLLATLYLTELGVNVICADTEQHRLDLAVEFGAADTLLVTPGADFPDEHQTHRLDTLTDGYGPQVVIEATGVPSSLENAIRLVASAGRIVQVGISPRLANVSMKDIPYKELDLLGSRMSLNLIPEGLALLARHPGQARTLMTHRFAFSDLEKAYRLMQGRTEKIGKVLIQMPAGGTA from the coding sequence GTGTTGTCCGCGATCACTGTCGCCAAAGAGACCATCTCCTTTCAGGACTCCCCTGATCCCACCGTTGAACCGGGCCACGCCCTGGTCCGGGTCCACAACGTCACGCTGTGCGGCACCGACCTCCATATCTGGGAGGACGACTACCCCACGGAACTCCCGTTGATCCAAGGCCACGAATTCTCCGGCATAGTCGAAGCCCTTGGTCCGGAGGTCCCCGATCATGGTGTCACCGCACTTGGCGTCCCCGGCACCTCGGGACGAGCCGCAGCCGGCGCCGCTTCCACAGCCGGCGCCGCGGGAGTCACCGGCAGAGCCACCGGCAGAGCCACCGCCACCGGGCCCGCTTTCAGCATCGGAGACCGCGTAGCAGTCAACCCCATCATCTACTGCGGTGAGTGCCGCCCTTGCCGCACAGGCCGGTACAACGTCTGCCAGAACGTGGGCTGCCTGGGCTGCTATTCAAATGGGGCATTTACCGAACTCATCAGCGTCCCGGTGGAAAAGCTGTGCCCTGTTCCGGACGATCTTCCGCTGGACATCGCCGCCATGGGCGAGCCTGCCTCGATTGCCATGCAGGCCGTCAACCGTGGGCGACCCGAGCCCGGCGAAACCGCGCTGGTGCTGGGAAGCGGACCCATTGGGCTGCTGGCCACCTTGTATCTGACGGAACTGGGCGTCAATGTCATTTGTGCCGACACTGAGCAGCACCGACTGGATCTTGCAGTGGAATTCGGCGCAGCGGACACCCTGCTTGTGACCCCGGGAGCCGACTTCCCGGATGAGCACCAAACGCATCGCCTGGACACTCTGACCGACGGATACGGACCGCAGGTCGTCATTGAAGCCACGGGGGTTCCTTCCTCCTTGGAGAATGCCATCAGGCTGGTCGCCAGCGCGGGCCGGATTGTCCAGGTGGGCATCTCGCCACGTCTGGCCAACGTCTCCATGAAGGACATTCCTTACAAGGAACTGGATCTCCTGGGCAGCCGGATGAGCTTGAACCTCATTCCGGAGGGGCTCGCCCTGCTGGCCCGGCACCCCGGACAGGCCCGCACGCTCATGACCCACCGTTTCGCTTTCTCCGATCTTGAGAAGGCGTATCGGCTGATGCAAGGCCGGACCGAAAAGATCGGCAAGGTGTTAATCCAGATGCCGGCGGGAGGCACCGCATGA
- a CDS encoding FAD-dependent oxidoreductase, with protein MSTAIITAPQQLNGRYDVVVMGSGAAGLVAAVRAADAGLSVLVVEKAPLLGGTTAAGGGVMWAPDNHLAKAAGYQDSQADGVAYLTEAAGHVMTAGEIQWYVATAPRAVAFLNRKTKVSMVPIARPDYHMEWKGAANGGRGLDNNAFDPRDYPGLSELVRPSSYFPLLTMTERDQLNGRAADPALLEHRASAGIRTMGGALVGSLAASALDRGVQIAVSSPVEDLSRTGDRWEVGLGGTSAGARVSATAVVLASGGFEWNPRLRSAFLPYPVTPISAPSNEGDGLVLGLKAGAAVEDMSAVWGVPVISTPAHQYDGQRSGRMGNVEMTLPGSITVNSDGKRFVNEALNYHDAGRVFASINPHTGRQQNNPAWLVFDADYLGKYPVAGSVPGEPAEWMASAPTLELLAGELGIDPAGLHATVARFNTDAALGVDTEFGRGASPQDRFLGDAGNMPNPCLAPLLAAPFYAVPIRAGVLGTSGGLATDFSGRVLDHRQSPIPGLYAAGNVSAGVFRNNYPGGGATLGSAITRAFAVGEDLAARLA; from the coding sequence ATGAGCACCGCAATCATCACCGCACCCCAACAGCTCAACGGACGCTACGACGTCGTGGTCATGGGCAGCGGCGCCGCCGGTCTGGTTGCCGCCGTCCGTGCAGCCGATGCCGGGCTCAGCGTCCTGGTGGTGGAGAAGGCCCCGCTTTTGGGCGGCACCACCGCTGCTGGTGGCGGCGTGATGTGGGCGCCGGACAACCACCTCGCCAAGGCTGCCGGGTACCAGGACAGCCAGGCCGACGGCGTCGCTTACCTGACCGAGGCGGCAGGCCATGTGATGACGGCCGGGGAAATCCAGTGGTATGTGGCCACTGCGCCGCGGGCTGTGGCGTTCCTCAACCGCAAGACCAAAGTCTCCATGGTTCCCATTGCCCGCCCGGATTACCACATGGAGTGGAAAGGGGCTGCCAATGGTGGCAGGGGCCTGGACAACAACGCGTTCGACCCCCGGGACTACCCCGGGCTTTCGGAGTTGGTCCGGCCGTCGTCGTACTTTCCGCTGCTCACCATGACCGAACGGGATCAGCTCAACGGCCGCGCCGCTGATCCCGCGCTGCTGGAACACCGGGCCTCTGCGGGAATCCGGACCATGGGTGGCGCGCTGGTGGGGAGCCTGGCGGCGAGCGCCCTGGATCGGGGCGTGCAGATCGCGGTGTCCAGTCCTGTGGAGGACTTGTCGCGGACGGGTGACCGGTGGGAGGTGGGCCTCGGCGGAACCTCCGCGGGCGCGCGGGTGTCAGCGACCGCCGTCGTGCTTGCCTCTGGTGGCTTCGAATGGAATCCTCGGCTTCGCAGCGCGTTCCTGCCGTATCCGGTGACCCCTATCAGTGCCCCGTCCAATGAGGGCGACGGCTTGGTGCTCGGCCTCAAGGCCGGCGCCGCTGTGGAGGACATGTCCGCGGTGTGGGGAGTTCCGGTCATTTCGACGCCGGCCCATCAGTACGACGGGCAGCGGTCAGGCCGCATGGGAAACGTGGAGATGACCCTTCCGGGCTCCATCACGGTAAACAGCGACGGCAAGCGATTCGTCAATGAGGCCCTCAATTACCACGATGCCGGCAGGGTCTTTGCGTCCATCAACCCGCACACCGGACGGCAGCAGAACAATCCGGCCTGGCTGGTATTTGATGCTGACTATCTTGGCAAGTATCCGGTGGCGGGCTCAGTGCCGGGCGAACCCGCAGAGTGGATGGCGTCCGCACCCACCCTGGAACTCCTGGCAGGGGAACTGGGCATCGATCCGGCCGGCCTCCATGCCACGGTTGCCCGGTTCAATACAGACGCAGCACTTGGCGTGGACACCGAATTCGGGCGCGGTGCATCGCCACAGGACCGGTTCCTGGGTGACGCCGGGAACATGCCCAACCCGTGCCTGGCCCCCTTGCTGGCTGCGCCGTTTTATGCCGTTCCCATTCGGGCCGGCGTGCTGGGGACATCGGGCGGGTTGGCCACGGACTTCAGTGGCCGGGTCCTGGACCACCGGCAATCACCGATCCCGGGGCTCTACGCCGCGGGGAACGTCTCAGCTGGCGTCTTCCGCAACAACTACCCCGGCGGCGGCGCAACCCTTGGCTCTGCGATTACCCGCGCCTTCGCCGTGGGGGAAGATCTCGCGGCCCGGCTGGCGTAG
- a CDS encoding phosphatase PAP2 family protein, with translation MSGSRHSAGILRLLDRKLTVQEREITEPTRKRLYVAALVLAMVGAGFFLLLLTGVQQKTFVAGVDGPVNSWFDNQRSPAMTVTMAVLATVFGPVAMPIIVVASTVVWMFRARHAWRPLLLAGAMLTGVILAQVISRLVDRPRPPLEQMLLGGDTTYSFPSGHVLGASDFLLVGAFLVLSRGRHGPGAVVAGFSVAVAGILTQAVSRLYLGYHWLTDTLASISLSLVVLGAVIALDTWRTTRVARAPATKPSTEDP, from the coding sequence ATGAGCGGTAGTCGTCACAGTGCAGGGATACTCAGGCTCCTGGACCGAAAGCTCACCGTTCAGGAACGGGAGATCACCGAGCCCACACGGAAGCGGCTGTATGTTGCCGCTTTGGTGCTGGCGATGGTCGGTGCCGGGTTTTTCTTGCTCCTCCTCACCGGGGTCCAGCAGAAGACGTTCGTGGCCGGCGTCGATGGTCCGGTCAATTCGTGGTTCGACAACCAGCGGTCCCCCGCGATGACCGTCACCATGGCCGTCCTTGCCACTGTTTTCGGCCCCGTTGCCATGCCCATCATTGTGGTGGCCTCCACAGTGGTCTGGATGTTCCGGGCCCGTCACGCCTGGCGGCCTTTGTTGTTGGCCGGCGCGATGCTGACCGGCGTGATCCTTGCCCAGGTCATTTCGCGTCTGGTTGACCGGCCCCGGCCACCGCTGGAACAGATGCTGCTGGGCGGGGACACCACGTACTCGTTTCCCTCCGGTCATGTGCTGGGGGCCTCGGACTTCCTCTTAGTGGGCGCGTTCCTCGTCCTGTCCCGCGGCCGGCACGGGCCAGGGGCCGTAGTTGCCGGATTCAGCGTGGCCGTGGCGGGGATCCTCACCCAGGCAGTGAGCCGGCTGTACCTCGGCTACCACTGGCTAACGGACACCCTGGCATCCATATCCCTTTCACTGGTGGTCCTTGGTGCAGTCATTGCGCTGGACACATGGCGCACCACCCGGGTGGCGCGGGCTCCGGCCACCAAACCCTCAACCGAGGACCCCTGA
- a CDS encoding dihydrofolate reductase family protein: MTRVRMDLFTSLDGYTPADPTPDQPMGADWGRLTESYAATRTFRQKVFGDTSGAGTTGLDDRHAVSFFEGVGSEIMGAGMFGLHAFADDPDWKGWWGDNPPFGTPVYVLTHTAPRPSIPMSGGTTFHFRNTAIEEVLAEAQEAAGDLDVRVGGGYGTARDFLRAGLVDEIHLTIAPIFLGRGNRLWDDLRAFELTHKVTSEVAESGTIHVTLTR; this comes from the coding sequence ATGACCCGCGTTCGCATGGACCTGTTCACCTCGCTGGACGGATACACCCCTGCCGATCCCACTCCGGACCAGCCCATGGGTGCTGACTGGGGGCGCCTCACTGAGTCCTATGCCGCCACCCGGACCTTCCGGCAGAAGGTGTTCGGCGATACCAGCGGCGCTGGAACCACAGGACTGGATGATCGCCACGCAGTCTCCTTCTTTGAGGGCGTCGGTTCCGAGATCATGGGCGCAGGGATGTTCGGACTTCACGCGTTTGCCGATGACCCGGACTGGAAGGGCTGGTGGGGTGACAATCCGCCGTTCGGAACCCCGGTCTACGTCCTCACCCACACAGCACCGCGTCCGTCGATCCCGATGTCGGGAGGAACCACCTTCCACTTCCGCAACACCGCAATCGAGGAGGTGCTCGCGGAGGCCCAGGAGGCTGCCGGTGACCTGGATGTCCGCGTTGGCGGTGGTTACGGGACGGCCCGGGACTTCCTGCGTGCCGGCTTGGTTGATGAGATCCACCTGACGATCGCTCCTATTTTCCTGGGTCGCGGCAACCGGCTGTGGGATGACCTGCGCGCATTCGAGCTGACCCACAAAGTGACATCCGAAGTGGCCGAAAGCGGCACCATCCACGTCACCCTGACACGCTAA
- a CDS encoding glutamine amidotransferase, whose amino-acid sequence MKPFLLLATRAEDAAADDEYQAYLRYCGLEPEELVRVRLESEPLPPLDLADFSGVIVGGSPYTSSDPVEEKSTAQVRVEAELSELLDRIVAQDFPFLGACYGVGTLGVHQGATIDRRFGEPVGPTEIQLTAEGARDPMLRGVPQTFDAFVGHKEACSELPGHAVLLASSAACPVHMFRIKNNLYATQFHPELDADGLITRINIYKNAGYFPPHEADELIAVARNSGVTEPMRVLRNFTELYAR is encoded by the coding sequence GTGAAGCCCTTCCTCTTGCTGGCCACCCGCGCCGAAGACGCCGCAGCCGATGACGAGTACCAGGCGTACCTGCGCTACTGCGGCCTGGAACCGGAAGAACTTGTCCGCGTGCGCTTGGAATCCGAGCCGTTGCCGCCCCTTGATCTCGCCGACTTTTCCGGAGTAATCGTTGGTGGCAGCCCGTACACCTCCAGTGATCCTGTGGAGGAAAAGAGCACAGCCCAAGTCCGGGTGGAGGCGGAACTCTCGGAGCTGTTGGACAGGATTGTGGCCCAGGATTTCCCGTTCCTGGGCGCTTGCTATGGAGTTGGAACGTTGGGCGTTCATCAAGGAGCCACCATTGACCGGCGCTTTGGCGAACCTGTGGGGCCAACGGAAATCCAGCTCACCGCTGAGGGTGCGCGTGACCCCATGCTTCGAGGCGTTCCCCAAACCTTCGATGCTTTTGTGGGCCACAAGGAAGCGTGCAGCGAACTCCCCGGACACGCAGTGCTGTTGGCAAGCTCGGCTGCCTGTCCTGTTCACATGTTCCGCATCAAGAACAACCTTTACGCCACGCAGTTCCACCCTGAACTGGATGCCGACGGCCTCATCACCCGCATCAACATCTACAAGAACGCCGGATACTTCCCACCCCACGAGGCTGACGAACTTATTGCCGTCGCCCGGAACTCCGGGGTGACTGAGCCCATGCGGGTGCTCAGGAACTTCACGGAGCTCTACGCGCGCTGA